One genomic segment of Macaca fascicularis isolate 582-1 chromosome 19, T2T-MFA8v1.1 includes these proteins:
- the ILF3 gene encoding interleukin enhancer-binding factor 3 isoform X14: MGAGEALRRVLECLASGIVMPDGSGIYDPCEKEATDAIGHLDRQQREDITQSAQHALRLAAFGQLHKVLGMDPLPSKMPKKPKNENPVDYTVQIPPSTTYAITPMKRPMEEDGEEKSPSKKKKKIQKKEEKAEPPQAMNALMRLNQLKPGLQYKLVSQTGPVHAPIFTMSVEVDGNSFEASGPSKKTAKLHVAVKVLQDMGLPTGAEGRDSSKGEDSAEETEAKPAVVAPAPVVEAVSTPSAAFPSDATAEQGPILTKHGKNPVMELNEKRRGLKYELISETGGSHDKRFVMEVEVDGQKFQGAGSNKKVAKAYAALAALEKLFPDTPLALDANKKKRAPVPVRGGPKFAAKPHNPGFGMGGPMHNEVPPPPNLRGRGRGGNIRGRGRGRGFGGANHGGYMNAGAGYGSYGYGGNSATAGYSQFYSNGGHSGNAGGGGGGGGGGSSGYGSYYQGDNYNSPVPPKHAGKKQPHGGQQKPSYGSGYQSHQGQQQSYNQSPYSNYGPPQGKQKGYNHGQGSYSYSNSYNSPGGGGGSDYNYESKFNYSGSGGRSSGNSYGSGGASYNPGSHGGYGGGSGGGSSYQGKQGGYSQSNYNSPGSGQNYSGPPSSYQSSQGGYGRNADHSMNYQYR, translated from the exons ATGGGTGCTGGCGAGGCCCTGCGAAGAGTGCTGGAGTGCCTGGCGTCGGGCATCGTGATGCCAG ATGGTTCTGGCATTTATGACCCTTGTGAAAAAGAAGCCACTGATGCTATTGGGCATCTAGACAGACAGCAACGGGAAGATATCACACAGAGTGCGCAG CACGCACTGCGACTCGCTGCCTTCGGCCAGCTCCATAAAGTCCTGGGCATGGACCCTCTGCCTTCCAAGATGCCCAAGAAACCAAAGAATGAAAACCCAGTGGACTACACCG TTCAGATCCCACCCAGCACCACCTATGCTATTACGCCCATGAAACGCCCAATGGAGGAGGACGGGGAAGAGAAGTCTCCcagcaaaaagaagaagaagattcaGAAGAAag AGGAGAAGGCAGAGCCCCCCCAAGCTATGAATGCCCTGATGCGGCTGAACCAGCTGAAGCCAGGGCTGCAGTACAAGCTGGTGTCCCAGACTGGGCCCGTCCATGCCCCCATCTTTACCATGTCTGTGGAGGTTGATGGCAATTCATTCGAGGCCTCTGGGCCCTCCAAAAAGACGGCCAAGCTGCACGTGGCCGTTAAG GTGTTACAGGACATGGGCTTGCCGACGGGTGCCGAAGGCAGGGACTCTAGCAAGGGGGAGGACTCGGCTGAGGAGACTGAGGCgaagccagctgtggtggccccCGCCCCAGTGGTAGAAGCTGTCTCAACCCCTAGTGCGGCCTTTCCCTCAGATGCCACTGCCGAG CAGGGGCCAATCCTGACAAAGCACGGCAAGAACCCAGTCATGGAGCTGAACGAGAAAAGGCGGGGGCTCAAGTACGAGCTCATCTCCGAGACCGGTGGCAGCCACGACAAGCGCTTCGTCATGGAG GTTGAAGTGGATGGACAGAAGTTCCAAGGTGCTGGTTCCAACAAAAAGGTGGCGAAGGCGTACGCTGCCCTTGCTGCCCTAGAAAAGCTTTTCCCTGACACCCCTCTCGCCCTTGATGCCAACAAAAAGAAGAGAGCCCCAGTACCCGTCAGAGGGGGACCGAAATTTGCTGCTAAG CCACATAACCCTGGCTTCGGCATGGGAGGCCCCATGCACAATGaagtgcccccaccccccaaccttCGAGGGCGGGGAAGAGGCGGGAACATCCGGGGACGAGGCCGCGGGCGAGGATTTGGTGGCGCCAACCACGGAGGCTACATGAATGCTG GCGCTGGATATGGAAGCTACGGGTACGGAGGCAACTCGGCGACAGCAGGCTACA GTCAGTTCTACAGCAACGGAGGGCATTCTGGGAATgccggtggcggtggcggcgggggCGGTGGTGGCTCCTCCGGCTATGGCTCCTACTACCAAGGTGACAACTACAACTCACCGGTGCCCCCAAAACACGCTGGGAAGAAGCAGCCGCATGGGGGCCAGCAGAAGCCCTCCTACGGCTCAGGCTACCAGTCCCACCAGGGCCAGCAGCAGTCCTACAACCAGAGCCCCTACAGCAACTATGGCCCCCCGCAGGGCAAGCAGAAAGGCTATAACCATGGACAAGGCAGCTACTCCTACTCGAACTCCTACAACTCTCCCGGGGGCGGGGGCGGATCCGACTACAACTACGAGAGCAAATTCA ACTACAGTGGTAGTGGAGGCCGAAGCAGCGGGAACAGCTACGGCTCAGGCGGGGCATCCTACAACCCAGGGTCACACGGGGGCTACGGCGGAGGTTCTGGGGGCGGCTCCTCATACCAAGGCAAACAAG GAGGCTACTCACAGTCGAACTACAACTCCCCGGGGTCCGGCCAGAACTACAGTGGCCCTCCCAGCTCCTACCAGTCCTCACAAGGCGGCTATGGCAGAAACGCAGACCACAGCATGAACTACCAGTACAGATAA
- the ILF3 gene encoding interleukin enhancer-binding factor 3 isoform X15, which produces MGAGEALRRVLECLASGIVMPDGSGIYDPCEKEATDAIGHLDRQQREDITQSAQHALRLAAFGQLHKVLGMDPLPSKMPKKPKNENPVDYTVQIPPSTTYAITPMKRPMEEDGEEKSPSKKKKKIQKKEEKAEPPQAMNALMRLNQLKPGLQYKLVSQTGPVHAPIFTMSVEVDGNSFEASGPSKKTAKLHVAVKVLQDMGLPTGAEGRDSSKGEDSAEETEAKPAVVAPAPVVEAVSTPSAAFPSDATAEQGPILTKHGKNPVMELNEKRRGLKYELISETGGSHDKRFVMEVEVDGQKFQGAGSNKKVAKAYAALAALEKLFPDTPLALDANKKKRAPVPVRGGPKFAAKPHNPGFGMGGPMHNEVPPPPNLRGRGRGGNIRGRGRGRGFGGANHGGYMNAGAGYGSYGYGGNSATAGYSQFYSNGGHSGNAGGGGGGGGGGSSGYGSYYQGDNYNSPVPPKHAGKKQPHGGQQKPSYGSGYQSHQGQQQSYNQSPYSNYGPPQGKQKGYNHGQGSYSYSNSYNSPGGGGGSDYNYESKFRGYSQSNYNSPGSGQNYSGPPSSYQSSQGGYGRNADHSMNYQYR; this is translated from the exons ATGGGTGCTGGCGAGGCCCTGCGAAGAGTGCTGGAGTGCCTGGCGTCGGGCATCGTGATGCCAG ATGGTTCTGGCATTTATGACCCTTGTGAAAAAGAAGCCACTGATGCTATTGGGCATCTAGACAGACAGCAACGGGAAGATATCACACAGAGTGCGCAG CACGCACTGCGACTCGCTGCCTTCGGCCAGCTCCATAAAGTCCTGGGCATGGACCCTCTGCCTTCCAAGATGCCCAAGAAACCAAAGAATGAAAACCCAGTGGACTACACCG TTCAGATCCCACCCAGCACCACCTATGCTATTACGCCCATGAAACGCCCAATGGAGGAGGACGGGGAAGAGAAGTCTCCcagcaaaaagaagaagaagattcaGAAGAAag AGGAGAAGGCAGAGCCCCCCCAAGCTATGAATGCCCTGATGCGGCTGAACCAGCTGAAGCCAGGGCTGCAGTACAAGCTGGTGTCCCAGACTGGGCCCGTCCATGCCCCCATCTTTACCATGTCTGTGGAGGTTGATGGCAATTCATTCGAGGCCTCTGGGCCCTCCAAAAAGACGGCCAAGCTGCACGTGGCCGTTAAG GTGTTACAGGACATGGGCTTGCCGACGGGTGCCGAAGGCAGGGACTCTAGCAAGGGGGAGGACTCGGCTGAGGAGACTGAGGCgaagccagctgtggtggccccCGCCCCAGTGGTAGAAGCTGTCTCAACCCCTAGTGCGGCCTTTCCCTCAGATGCCACTGCCGAG CAGGGGCCAATCCTGACAAAGCACGGCAAGAACCCAGTCATGGAGCTGAACGAGAAAAGGCGGGGGCTCAAGTACGAGCTCATCTCCGAGACCGGTGGCAGCCACGACAAGCGCTTCGTCATGGAG GTTGAAGTGGATGGACAGAAGTTCCAAGGTGCTGGTTCCAACAAAAAGGTGGCGAAGGCGTACGCTGCCCTTGCTGCCCTAGAAAAGCTTTTCCCTGACACCCCTCTCGCCCTTGATGCCAACAAAAAGAAGAGAGCCCCAGTACCCGTCAGAGGGGGACCGAAATTTGCTGCTAAG CCACATAACCCTGGCTTCGGCATGGGAGGCCCCATGCACAATGaagtgcccccaccccccaaccttCGAGGGCGGGGAAGAGGCGGGAACATCCGGGGACGAGGCCGCGGGCGAGGATTTGGTGGCGCCAACCACGGAGGCTACATGAATGCTG GCGCTGGATATGGAAGCTACGGGTACGGAGGCAACTCGGCGACAGCAGGCTACA GTCAGTTCTACAGCAACGGAGGGCATTCTGGGAATgccggtggcggtggcggcgggggCGGTGGTGGCTCCTCCGGCTATGGCTCCTACTACCAAGGTGACAACTACAACTCACCGGTGCCCCCAAAACACGCTGGGAAGAAGCAGCCGCATGGGGGCCAGCAGAAGCCCTCCTACGGCTCAGGCTACCAGTCCCACCAGGGCCAGCAGCAGTCCTACAACCAGAGCCCCTACAGCAACTATGGCCCCCCGCAGGGCAAGCAGAAAGGCTATAACCATGGACAAGGCAGCTACTCCTACTCGAACTCCTACAACTCTCCCGGGGGCGGGGGCGGATCCGACTACAACTACGAGAGCAAATTCA GAGGCTACTCACAGTCGAACTACAACTCCCCGGGGTCCGGCCAGAACTACAGTGGCCCTCCCAGCTCCTACCAGTCCTCACAAGGCGGCTATGGCAGAAACGCAGACCACAGCATGAACTACCAGTACAGATAA
- the ILF3 gene encoding interleukin enhancer-binding factor 3 isoform X16 yields the protein MDPLPSKMPKKPKNENPVDYTVQIPPSTTYAITPMKRPMEEDGEEKSPSKKKKKIQKKEEKAEPPQAMNALMRLNQLKPGLQYKLVSQTGPVHAPIFTMSVEVDGNSFEASGPSKKTAKLHVAVKVLQDMGLPTGAEGRDSSKGEDSAEETEAKPAVVAPAPVVEAVSTPSAAFPSDATAENVKQQGPILTKHGKNPVMELNEKRRGLKYELISETGGSHDKRFVMEVEVDGQKFQGAGSNKKVAKAYAALAALEKLFPDTPLALDANKKKRAPVPVRGGPKFAAKPHNPGFGMGGPMHNEVPPPPNLRGRGRGGNIRGRGRGRGFGGANHGGYMNAGAGYGSYGYGGNSATAGYSQFYSNGGHSGNAGGGGGGGGGGSSGYGSYYQGDNYNSPVPPKHAGKKQPHGGQQKPSYGSGYQSHQGQQQSYNQSPYSNYGPPQGKQKGYNHGQGSYSYSNSYNSPGGGGGSDYNYESKFNYSGSGGRSSGNSYGSGGASYNPGSHGGYGGGSGGGSSYQGKQGGYSQSNYNSPGSGQNYSGPPSSYQSSQGGYGRNADHSMNYQYR from the exons ATGGACCCTCTGCCTTCCAAGATGCCCAAGAAACCAAAGAATGAAAACCCAGTGGACTACACCG TTCAGATCCCACCCAGCACCACCTATGCTATTACGCCCATGAAACGCCCAATGGAGGAGGACGGGGAAGAGAAGTCTCCcagcaaaaagaagaagaagattcaGAAGAAag AGGAGAAGGCAGAGCCCCCCCAAGCTATGAATGCCCTGATGCGGCTGAACCAGCTGAAGCCAGGGCTGCAGTACAAGCTGGTGTCCCAGACTGGGCCCGTCCATGCCCCCATCTTTACCATGTCTGTGGAGGTTGATGGCAATTCATTCGAGGCCTCTGGGCCCTCCAAAAAGACGGCCAAGCTGCACGTGGCCGTTAAG GTGTTACAGGACATGGGCTTGCCGACGGGTGCCGAAGGCAGGGACTCTAGCAAGGGGGAGGACTCGGCTGAGGAGACTGAGGCgaagccagctgtggtggccccCGCCCCAGTGGTAGAAGCTGTCTCAACCCCTAGTGCGGCCTTTCCCTCAGATGCCACTGCCGAG AACGTAAAACAGCAGGGGCCAATCCTGACAAAGCACGGCAAGAACCCAGTCATGGAGCTGAACGAGAAAAGGCGGGGGCTCAAGTACGAGCTCATCTCCGAGACCGGTGGCAGCCACGACAAGCGCTTCGTCATGGAG GTTGAAGTGGATGGACAGAAGTTCCAAGGTGCTGGTTCCAACAAAAAGGTGGCGAAGGCGTACGCTGCCCTTGCTGCCCTAGAAAAGCTTTTCCCTGACACCCCTCTCGCCCTTGATGCCAACAAAAAGAAGAGAGCCCCAGTACCCGTCAGAGGGGGACCGAAATTTGCTGCTAAG CCACATAACCCTGGCTTCGGCATGGGAGGCCCCATGCACAATGaagtgcccccaccccccaaccttCGAGGGCGGGGAAGAGGCGGGAACATCCGGGGACGAGGCCGCGGGCGAGGATTTGGTGGCGCCAACCACGGAGGCTACATGAATGCTG GCGCTGGATATGGAAGCTACGGGTACGGAGGCAACTCGGCGACAGCAGGCTACA GTCAGTTCTACAGCAACGGAGGGCATTCTGGGAATgccggtggcggtggcggcgggggCGGTGGTGGCTCCTCCGGCTATGGCTCCTACTACCAAGGTGACAACTACAACTCACCGGTGCCCCCAAAACACGCTGGGAAGAAGCAGCCGCATGGGGGCCAGCAGAAGCCCTCCTACGGCTCAGGCTACCAGTCCCACCAGGGCCAGCAGCAGTCCTACAACCAGAGCCCCTACAGCAACTATGGCCCCCCGCAGGGCAAGCAGAAAGGCTATAACCATGGACAAGGCAGCTACTCCTACTCGAACTCCTACAACTCTCCCGGGGGCGGGGGCGGATCCGACTACAACTACGAGAGCAAATTCA ACTACAGTGGTAGTGGAGGCCGAAGCAGCGGGAACAGCTACGGCTCAGGCGGGGCATCCTACAACCCAGGGTCACACGGGGGCTACGGCGGAGGTTCTGGGGGCGGCTCCTCATACCAAGGCAAACAAG GAGGCTACTCACAGTCGAACTACAACTCCCCGGGGTCCGGCCAGAACTACAGTGGCCCTCCCAGCTCCTACCAGTCCTCACAAGGCGGCTATGGCAGAAACGCAGACCACAGCATGAACTACCAGTACAGATAA
- the ILF3 gene encoding interleukin enhancer-binding factor 3 isoform X13, producing the protein MGAGEALRRVLECLASGIVMPDGSGIYDPCEKEATDAIGHLDRQQREDITQSAQHALRLAAFGQLHKVLGMDPLPSKMPKKPKNENPVDYTVQIPPSTTYAITPMKRPMEEDGEEKSPSKKKKKIQKKEEKAEPPQAMNALMRLNQLKPGLQYKLVSQTGPVHAPIFTMSVEVDGNSFEASGPSKKTAKLHVAVKVLQDMGLPTGAEGRDSSKGEDSAEETEAKPAVVAPAPVVEAVSTPSAAFPSDATAENVKQQGPILTKHGKNPVMELNEKRRGLKYELISETGGSHDKRFVMEVEVDGQKFQGAGSNKKVAKAYAALAALEKLFPDTPLALDANKKKRAPVPVRGGPKFAAKPHNPGFGMGGPMHNEVPPPPNLRGRGRGGNIRGRGRGRGFGGANHGGYMNAGAGYGSYGYGGNSATAGYSQFYSNGGHSGNAGGGGGGGGGGSSGYGSYYQGDNYNSPVPPKHAGKKQPHGGQQKPSYGSGYQSHQGQQQSYNQSPYSNYGPPQGKQKGYNHGQGSYSYSNSYNSPGGGGGSDYNYESKFNYSGSGGRSSGNSYGSGGASYNPGSHGGYGGGSGGGSSYQGKQGGYSQSNYNSPGSGQNYSGPPSSYQSSQGGYGRNADHSMNYQYR; encoded by the exons ATGGGTGCTGGCGAGGCCCTGCGAAGAGTGCTGGAGTGCCTGGCGTCGGGCATCGTGATGCCAG ATGGTTCTGGCATTTATGACCCTTGTGAAAAAGAAGCCACTGATGCTATTGGGCATCTAGACAGACAGCAACGGGAAGATATCACACAGAGTGCGCAG CACGCACTGCGACTCGCTGCCTTCGGCCAGCTCCATAAAGTCCTGGGCATGGACCCTCTGCCTTCCAAGATGCCCAAGAAACCAAAGAATGAAAACCCAGTGGACTACACCG TTCAGATCCCACCCAGCACCACCTATGCTATTACGCCCATGAAACGCCCAATGGAGGAGGACGGGGAAGAGAAGTCTCCcagcaaaaagaagaagaagattcaGAAGAAag AGGAGAAGGCAGAGCCCCCCCAAGCTATGAATGCCCTGATGCGGCTGAACCAGCTGAAGCCAGGGCTGCAGTACAAGCTGGTGTCCCAGACTGGGCCCGTCCATGCCCCCATCTTTACCATGTCTGTGGAGGTTGATGGCAATTCATTCGAGGCCTCTGGGCCCTCCAAAAAGACGGCCAAGCTGCACGTGGCCGTTAAG GTGTTACAGGACATGGGCTTGCCGACGGGTGCCGAAGGCAGGGACTCTAGCAAGGGGGAGGACTCGGCTGAGGAGACTGAGGCgaagccagctgtggtggccccCGCCCCAGTGGTAGAAGCTGTCTCAACCCCTAGTGCGGCCTTTCCCTCAGATGCCACTGCCGAG AACGTAAAACAGCAGGGGCCAATCCTGACAAAGCACGGCAAGAACCCAGTCATGGAGCTGAACGAGAAAAGGCGGGGGCTCAAGTACGAGCTCATCTCCGAGACCGGTGGCAGCCACGACAAGCGCTTCGTCATGGAG GTTGAAGTGGATGGACAGAAGTTCCAAGGTGCTGGTTCCAACAAAAAGGTGGCGAAGGCGTACGCTGCCCTTGCTGCCCTAGAAAAGCTTTTCCCTGACACCCCTCTCGCCCTTGATGCCAACAAAAAGAAGAGAGCCCCAGTACCCGTCAGAGGGGGACCGAAATTTGCTGCTAAG CCACATAACCCTGGCTTCGGCATGGGAGGCCCCATGCACAATGaagtgcccccaccccccaaccttCGAGGGCGGGGAAGAGGCGGGAACATCCGGGGACGAGGCCGCGGGCGAGGATTTGGTGGCGCCAACCACGGAGGCTACATGAATGCTG GCGCTGGATATGGAAGCTACGGGTACGGAGGCAACTCGGCGACAGCAGGCTACA GTCAGTTCTACAGCAACGGAGGGCATTCTGGGAATgccggtggcggtggcggcgggggCGGTGGTGGCTCCTCCGGCTATGGCTCCTACTACCAAGGTGACAACTACAACTCACCGGTGCCCCCAAAACACGCTGGGAAGAAGCAGCCGCATGGGGGCCAGCAGAAGCCCTCCTACGGCTCAGGCTACCAGTCCCACCAGGGCCAGCAGCAGTCCTACAACCAGAGCCCCTACAGCAACTATGGCCCCCCGCAGGGCAAGCAGAAAGGCTATAACCATGGACAAGGCAGCTACTCCTACTCGAACTCCTACAACTCTCCCGGGGGCGGGGGCGGATCCGACTACAACTACGAGAGCAAATTCA ACTACAGTGGTAGTGGAGGCCGAAGCAGCGGGAACAGCTACGGCTCAGGCGGGGCATCCTACAACCCAGGGTCACACGGGGGCTACGGCGGAGGTTCTGGGGGCGGCTCCTCATACCAAGGCAAACAAG GAGGCTACTCACAGTCGAACTACAACTCCCCGGGGTCCGGCCAGAACTACAGTGGCCCTCCCAGCTCCTACCAGTCCTCACAAGGCGGCTATGGCAGAAACGCAGACCACAGCATGAACTACCAGTACAGATAA
- the ILF3 gene encoding interleukin enhancer-binding factor 3 isoform X20, with the protein MGAGEALRRVLECLASGIVMPDGSGIYDPCEKEATDAIGHLDRQQREDITQSAQHALRLAAFGQLHKVLGMDPLPSKMPKKPKNENPVDYTVQIPPSTTYAITPMKRPMEEDGEEKSPSKKKKKIQKKEEKAEPPQAMNALMRLNQLKPGLQYKLVSQTGPVHAPIFTMSVEVDGNSFEASGPSKKTAKLHVAVKVLQDMGLPTGAEGRDSSKGEDSAEETEAKPAVVAPAPVVEAVSTPSAAFPSDATAEQGPILTKHGKNPVMELNEKRRGLKYELISETGGSHDKRFVMEVEVDGQKFQGAGSNKKVAKAYAALAALEKLFPDTPLALDANKKKRAPVPVRGGPKFAAKPHNPGFGMGGPMHNEVPPPPNLRGRGRGGNIRGRGRGRGFGGANHGGYMNAGAGYGSYGYGGNSATAGYSDFFTDCYGYHDFGSS; encoded by the exons ATGGGTGCTGGCGAGGCCCTGCGAAGAGTGCTGGAGTGCCTGGCGTCGGGCATCGTGATGCCAG ATGGTTCTGGCATTTATGACCCTTGTGAAAAAGAAGCCACTGATGCTATTGGGCATCTAGACAGACAGCAACGGGAAGATATCACACAGAGTGCGCAG CACGCACTGCGACTCGCTGCCTTCGGCCAGCTCCATAAAGTCCTGGGCATGGACCCTCTGCCTTCCAAGATGCCCAAGAAACCAAAGAATGAAAACCCAGTGGACTACACCG TTCAGATCCCACCCAGCACCACCTATGCTATTACGCCCATGAAACGCCCAATGGAGGAGGACGGGGAAGAGAAGTCTCCcagcaaaaagaagaagaagattcaGAAGAAag AGGAGAAGGCAGAGCCCCCCCAAGCTATGAATGCCCTGATGCGGCTGAACCAGCTGAAGCCAGGGCTGCAGTACAAGCTGGTGTCCCAGACTGGGCCCGTCCATGCCCCCATCTTTACCATGTCTGTGGAGGTTGATGGCAATTCATTCGAGGCCTCTGGGCCCTCCAAAAAGACGGCCAAGCTGCACGTGGCCGTTAAG GTGTTACAGGACATGGGCTTGCCGACGGGTGCCGAAGGCAGGGACTCTAGCAAGGGGGAGGACTCGGCTGAGGAGACTGAGGCgaagccagctgtggtggccccCGCCCCAGTGGTAGAAGCTGTCTCAACCCCTAGTGCGGCCTTTCCCTCAGATGCCACTGCCGAG CAGGGGCCAATCCTGACAAAGCACGGCAAGAACCCAGTCATGGAGCTGAACGAGAAAAGGCGGGGGCTCAAGTACGAGCTCATCTCCGAGACCGGTGGCAGCCACGACAAGCGCTTCGTCATGGAG GTTGAAGTGGATGGACAGAAGTTCCAAGGTGCTGGTTCCAACAAAAAGGTGGCGAAGGCGTACGCTGCCCTTGCTGCCCTAGAAAAGCTTTTCCCTGACACCCCTCTCGCCCTTGATGCCAACAAAAAGAAGAGAGCCCCAGTACCCGTCAGAGGGGGACCGAAATTTGCTGCTAAG CCACATAACCCTGGCTTCGGCATGGGAGGCCCCATGCACAATGaagtgcccccaccccccaaccttCGAGGGCGGGGAAGAGGCGGGAACATCCGGGGACGAGGCCGCGGGCGAGGATTTGGTGGCGCCAACCACGGAGGCTACATGAATGCTG GCGCTGGATATGGAAGCTACGGGTACGGAGGCAACTCGGCGACAGCAGGCTACA GTGACTTTTTCACAGACTGCTACGGCTATCATGATTTTGGGTCTTCCTAG
- the ILF3 gene encoding interleukin enhancer-binding factor 3 isoform X17 has translation MDPLPSKMPKKPKNENPVDYTVQIPPSTTYAITPMKRPMEEDGEEKSPSKKKKKIQKKEEKAEPPQAMNALMRLNQLKPGLQYKLVSQTGPVHAPIFTMSVEVDGNSFEASGPSKKTAKLHVAVKVLQDMGLPTGAEGRDSSKGEDSAEETEAKPAVVAPAPVVEAVSTPSAAFPSDATAEQGPILTKHGKNPVMELNEKRRGLKYELISETGGSHDKRFVMEVEVDGQKFQGAGSNKKVAKAYAALAALEKLFPDTPLALDANKKKRAPVPVRGGPKFAAKPHNPGFGMGGPMHNEVPPPPNLRGRGRGGNIRGRGRGRGFGGANHGGYMNAGAGYGSYGYGGNSATAGYSQFYSNGGHSGNAGGGGGGGGGGSSGYGSYYQGDNYNSPVPPKHAGKKQPHGGQQKPSYGSGYQSHQGQQQSYNQSPYSNYGPPQGKQKGYNHGQGSYSYSNSYNSPGGGGGSDYNYESKFNYSGSGGRSSGNSYGSGGASYNPGSHGGYGGGSGGGSSYQGKQGGYSQSNYNSPGSGQNYSGPPSSYQSSQGGYGRNADHSMNYQYR, from the exons ATGGACCCTCTGCCTTCCAAGATGCCCAAGAAACCAAAGAATGAAAACCCAGTGGACTACACCG TTCAGATCCCACCCAGCACCACCTATGCTATTACGCCCATGAAACGCCCAATGGAGGAGGACGGGGAAGAGAAGTCTCCcagcaaaaagaagaagaagattcaGAAGAAag AGGAGAAGGCAGAGCCCCCCCAAGCTATGAATGCCCTGATGCGGCTGAACCAGCTGAAGCCAGGGCTGCAGTACAAGCTGGTGTCCCAGACTGGGCCCGTCCATGCCCCCATCTTTACCATGTCTGTGGAGGTTGATGGCAATTCATTCGAGGCCTCTGGGCCCTCCAAAAAGACGGCCAAGCTGCACGTGGCCGTTAAG GTGTTACAGGACATGGGCTTGCCGACGGGTGCCGAAGGCAGGGACTCTAGCAAGGGGGAGGACTCGGCTGAGGAGACTGAGGCgaagccagctgtggtggccccCGCCCCAGTGGTAGAAGCTGTCTCAACCCCTAGTGCGGCCTTTCCCTCAGATGCCACTGCCGAG CAGGGGCCAATCCTGACAAAGCACGGCAAGAACCCAGTCATGGAGCTGAACGAGAAAAGGCGGGGGCTCAAGTACGAGCTCATCTCCGAGACCGGTGGCAGCCACGACAAGCGCTTCGTCATGGAG GTTGAAGTGGATGGACAGAAGTTCCAAGGTGCTGGTTCCAACAAAAAGGTGGCGAAGGCGTACGCTGCCCTTGCTGCCCTAGAAAAGCTTTTCCCTGACACCCCTCTCGCCCTTGATGCCAACAAAAAGAAGAGAGCCCCAGTACCCGTCAGAGGGGGACCGAAATTTGCTGCTAAG CCACATAACCCTGGCTTCGGCATGGGAGGCCCCATGCACAATGaagtgcccccaccccccaaccttCGAGGGCGGGGAAGAGGCGGGAACATCCGGGGACGAGGCCGCGGGCGAGGATTTGGTGGCGCCAACCACGGAGGCTACATGAATGCTG GCGCTGGATATGGAAGCTACGGGTACGGAGGCAACTCGGCGACAGCAGGCTACA GTCAGTTCTACAGCAACGGAGGGCATTCTGGGAATgccggtggcggtggcggcgggggCGGTGGTGGCTCCTCCGGCTATGGCTCCTACTACCAAGGTGACAACTACAACTCACCGGTGCCCCCAAAACACGCTGGGAAGAAGCAGCCGCATGGGGGCCAGCAGAAGCCCTCCTACGGCTCAGGCTACCAGTCCCACCAGGGCCAGCAGCAGTCCTACAACCAGAGCCCCTACAGCAACTATGGCCCCCCGCAGGGCAAGCAGAAAGGCTATAACCATGGACAAGGCAGCTACTCCTACTCGAACTCCTACAACTCTCCCGGGGGCGGGGGCGGATCCGACTACAACTACGAGAGCAAATTCA ACTACAGTGGTAGTGGAGGCCGAAGCAGCGGGAACAGCTACGGCTCAGGCGGGGCATCCTACAACCCAGGGTCACACGGGGGCTACGGCGGAGGTTCTGGGGGCGGCTCCTCATACCAAGGCAAACAAG GAGGCTACTCACAGTCGAACTACAACTCCCCGGGGTCCGGCCAGAACTACAGTGGCCCTCCCAGCTCCTACCAGTCCTCACAAGGCGGCTATGGCAGAAACGCAGACCACAGCATGAACTACCAGTACAGATAA